CACACCGACCGTTCCGGCCAGAAAATCGATGAGGCTTTCGATCTCGAACCGTCCAAGCTCGACCTCATGTTCACTCGCCAAGTGTTTTTGCAGCCGTGAAACCAGCAGAGCCAGTTCGTCTTTTGAAAAATCCGCTTTCACATCATCGGGCTTCGGCATTCACAACGTTCCTTTTCGACAAGAATGGTCAGCTGGAATAGGGCATGACAACGAGCACGCATCAATGGAAATCAACGCAGGATCACTCCTATTGATTTGCTCGTTTCGCAATGATGTTCTAATCCACCCCTCATTCTTGGGAGGGAAAAGAAGATCCCGCCTGAAAACAGCCCACCCCAAGACATATGCCCATTTAGAGAATTTCCGCGTTTCATAGAAACGCATAAATACTCTAACTGTTTGTTTCAACACATTTCCGGACGCAAAACCGCACCGCACTTTTGCTGGAAATGCTCTAGGAAAAGACGATGTCAGACTTTACCGATGGTGCGCGCCAAAGCGCTCCCATCACTCTTTCCACATTGCCCTTCGCCGCCTTGTTTGGTGCAGTCGCTGCCGCCCATGGCCAATCGGTGGCTGAGGCGACGCTGATGAGTGCGACGGTTTTTGCAGGCGCCAGTCAATTGGTCGGCATCGATCTGTTCGGCAATAACGTTCCGGCCTGGCTAATCGTGCTCTCGGTGTTTGCCGTCAATTTCCGCCATATCCTCTATTCGGCGGCCATTGGCCCTTATTTCCAACGGCTGAGCGGACTGCAGAAGGCCGTCGCCTTCTTCTTCATGACCGATCCGCAATTTGCCGAAACCGTCAAACATGCCGAAGGTGGCAAGTCCGTTTCCTTCGGCTGGTATATGGGCTTTGCGCTGGCCATCTATGTTCCCTGGGTCGGATTTTCGGCGATTGGCGCAGTGTTCAGCAGCCTGATCGGTGATCCAAAAGCGGTTGGCCTCGACGTACTGCTGCCCGTCTATTTCATGGGCAGCGTGCTTGGCTTTCGCAAGCGCCCGAACTTCCTGATCGTGGTTGCCGTCAGCGCCGTGGCCGCAGTGTTCGCCATGCATGCCGTCGGTTCGCCCTGGCATGTCAGCCTTGGCGCACTGGCCGGCATTGTCACCGCAGCCTTGCTGCCGCCGAAGCCGCAGGCGGCCTTTGAGGATCGGCCGGAGGCGACGCAATGACGGATCTCGACCCCTCTATGGTGGCGATCATTCTGGCTGCCGCCCTTGCCACTTACCTTACCCGCGCTGGCGGCTATCTGGTGATCAGCCGTTTCAAGACTTTGCCACCTAGGGTCGATGCGGCGTTGAACGCCGTTCCTGCCGCCGTGCTGACCACGCTGGTCGCCCCGGCCTTTTACGCCGGTGGGATGGAGGTGAAATTCGCCATGCTGCTTGGTCTCGTCGTGGGCCTGCGCTTTTCGCTGATCCCCATGCTGCTCACCGGTTGGGGTGCCGCCGTGCTGATCCGCCAGTTCATGGCCTGATCCCTATCCGCTTCACAACCCGGCCATCACCTCACCAAAGCCACTGAAACTGGGGTGAGGCTTGTTTTACAGTTCGTATCTCTTATTCAGCTATATTTAATATAAATAACCTATGGTAGAACCCTGTCGTCGCAACCGTTTGCCTTGCCGATTCGTCTCGTAACCACGTGAGGGCAATCTGATTGATGGCGTCATGCGGCAAAAAGGCGGAATGCATTGAGAGGGGTTTTAAAATGGGTCATCAACGTCATCGACTGGAACTGATTGCCGGCGGCAAGGAACCGGCAGCGAACGCCCATTCCATCCATCAAATTGCCGAGGACCTGCAAAAGCTGATCAAGGCGTCAGACGCCGCCCGCTGCGAGATGTTGAGCTATCTGTTGGAAGTGGCACTGGATGAGGCCATCCGCGAAAGCGAAGAAAGAGGGCGCTAATCACCCTTCTTCCACCTATATCGTTTTTCAAAACGAACATGCCCAAAGCGAAGATGCCTCTGCATCCTCGCTTTTTTACATACAGAGCCGTGCGCCATATATGGCGCATAAAAGTTCGCTGTCGCTCTTTATATTTGCTGCATAATTTTCTCTTTAAACCGATCTCGGTTTAAAGAATTATGCAGCAGCGGACCGCGCCAGTGGCTCGGTTGCCCGGATCAGCCAGCTTCGGGCATCGTCACCCTCCACCAGCGGCAAAAGCTGCTCTCGTGTGCGGGCGTGGTAATCGTCCAGCCAGCGCAGCTCCTCACGTGTCAGCATGTCCTCAACGATCAGGTAGCGGTCGATGGGCGCGAAGGTCAGCGTCTCGAAACTCATCATATCAAGGTCGCCGCCGTTCACCGGCTCCAGATCGCGCACATAGATCAGGTTTTCGATCCGGATGCCAAAATGACCGGGCCGGTAGTAACCAGGCTCATTGGAGAGAATCATGCCTGGCAGCAATTCCTGGGTGGAAAGCCGGGAAATCCGCTGCGGTCCCTCATGCACGGACAGAAACGAGCCGACACCGTGGCCGGTGCCATGGGCGAAATCCGCCCCGGCCTTCCACAGGTTGATGCGTGCCAGCGGATCGAGATCGCAGCCGCGCGTGCCCTTGGGAAAACGCGCCGTGCTGATGGCGATCATGCCCTTCAACACCAGCGTGAAGAACCGTTTCTGATCGTCCGGCACCGCGCCGACCGCAAGCGTGCGGGTTATATCCGTGGTGCCGTTGACATATTGCGCGCCTGAATCGACCAGGAACATTTCGCCTGCCCGGATCGGCCGGTCGCTTTCCGTCGTTACGCGGTAATGCATGATCGCGGCATGTTCGCCTGCCCCGGCAATCGTATCGAAGGACACATCCTTCAGCGGGTTCTGCATCCGCTCGCCCACTTTGGCCCGGATGGTTTCCAACGCCCGCGTCGCACTGATTTCCGTCGCGCTGCCCGCCGGTTGCCGGTCGAGCCAGCTGAGGAATTCGACCACGGCCACGCCGTCCTGTACATGGGCGACAGCCGAGCCATTCAGCTCAACCAGGTTTTTCACCGCCCGGCCAAGCTTGGCCGGATCGGCACCATCCACAACCTTGCCACCCCGGCTCGCCACCAGACGCGCCAGTGCAGCGGGCGAGAGATCAGGGTCCATGAGAATACGGGCGCCGGTCTGGGCCAGCATTGCCAATTGCGACACGAAATTCTGCGGATCAAGCCGGGTGGCAAGACCATCGAGATAGGTCTCGACCTCAAGGTTCGTCTTGCGCCGGTCCAGAAACAGTTCGGCCTTGCCATCGGCATGAATGATCGCCCGCGACAGCGGATGCGGCGTGTGAGGTACATCCTGGCCACGAATATTAAAGATCCAGGCCACCGACGATGGATCGGTGATCACCACCGCCGCTACGTCTTTTGCTGCGAGGCCATCGGCGATTTTGGCAATCTTCTCACCTGCCTCGACCCCGGCGGCCGAGATCGGCTGGATAGATACTGCGCCCAACGGCTCGGCAGGACGGTCGGTC
The Allorhizobium ampelinum S4 genome window above contains:
- a CDS encoding AzlD family protein, yielding MTDLDPSMVAIILAAALATYLTRAGGYLVISRFKTLPPRVDAALNAVPAAVLTTLVAPAFYAGGMEVKFAMLLGLVVGLRFSLIPMLLTGWGAAVLIRQFMA
- a CDS encoding aminopeptidase P family protein: MFQSFDVTSTPQFGRDRVAALRDRFSGLGIDGFLIPRADEYQGEYVPASAERLSWLTGFTGSAGEVLVTQSQAVVFVDGRYVTQVRQQVDLDVFTPGDLIDEPPAKWIPAHAPKSFRLGIDPWMHTVAQVSRLEKALNEIGGTIVLVDENPLDAVWTDRPAEPLGAVSIQPISAAGVEAGEKIAKIADGLAAKDVAAVVITDPSSVAWIFNIRGQDVPHTPHPLSRAIIHADGKAELFLDRRKTNLEVETYLDGLATRLDPQNFVSQLAMLAQTGARILMDPDLSPAALARLVASRGGKVVDGADPAKLGRAVKNLVELNGSAVAHVQDGVAVVEFLSWLDRQPAGSATEISATRALETIRAKVGERMQNPLKDVSFDTIAGAGEHAAIMHYRVTTESDRPIRAGEMFLVDSGAQYVNGTTDITRTLAVGAVPDDQKRFFTLVLKGMIAISTARFPKGTRGCDLDPLARINLWKAGADFAHGTGHGVGSFLSVHEGPQRISRLSTQELLPGMILSNEPGYYRPGHFGIRIENLIYVRDLEPVNGGDLDMMSFETLTFAPIDRYLIVEDMLTREELRWLDDYHARTREQLLPLVEGDDARSWLIRATEPLARSAAA
- a CDS encoding DUF2164 domain-containing protein; protein product: MPKPDDVKADFSKDELALLVSRLQKHLASEHEVELGRFEIESLIDFLAGTVGVHFYNRGLADAQTLLAEQIDRFNDGIYQLERTVAS
- a CDS encoding AzlC family ABC transporter permease — protein: MSDFTDGARQSAPITLSTLPFAALFGAVAAAHGQSVAEATLMSATVFAGASQLVGIDLFGNNVPAWLIVLSVFAVNFRHILYSAAIGPYFQRLSGLQKAVAFFFMTDPQFAETVKHAEGGKSVSFGWYMGFALAIYVPWVGFSAIGAVFSSLIGDPKAVGLDVLLPVYFMGSVLGFRKRPNFLIVVAVSAVAAVFAMHAVGSPWHVSLGALAGIVTAALLPPKPQAAFEDRPEATQ